One Burkholderia vietnamiensis LMG 10929 genomic window, TACGTGCGCGACGGCCTGCTCGCGCCGATCGAGCTTTCGCAGATCCCGAACCGCCGGCGGCAACTGCCGAATTTCCAGCAGCTCGACACGATCGGCGGCCTCGTCAGCAACGGCTTCGCTTATGCGATTCCGTTCACCTATTCGTCGATGGGCCTGATCTACGACCGCAAGCAGGTGCCGGTCGCGCCGCACTCGATGCTGGCGCTGTGGGACGCGCGTTACCGCGGCAAGGTGCTCGATTTCAACAGCGCGCAGCACAATTTTTCGTTCGCCGCGCTTGCCCTCGGCTATCCCGAGCCGTTTCGCCTGACGCCCGCGCAAACGCTTGCCGTCGCACGCAAGCTGGTCGACCTGCGGCGCAACCTGCTCACCTACTACACGCTGCCCGAAGAAGCGACCGCGCTGTTCGTCGCGCATCGTGCGGCGCTGATGTTCGGCAACTACGGGACGCAGCAGGTCGAGCAGCTGCGTCGCGCGGGCGCGGACGTCGGCTACGTGATTCCGGACGAAGGCGCGCTCGCCTGGCTCGATTGCTGGGGCGTCACGCGCGGCGTGCAGCATCGCGCGCTCGCGTTCGCCTGGATCAACTACATGCTGGAGCCGGCGGTCGGCACGCTGCTGACCGAGCGCCAGGGGCTCGCCAACACGCTGCAGCCGACGCCCGGTCTCGACGCCGGGCACCAGCATCTGGTGTGGCTGCAGCCGGTGGAGGACATCGCGCGGCGCGAGGCATTGTGGAGCCGCATCGTGTCGGGCGATCGCCCGGAGCGGTTCGACAAATGATCAGGCTCGGGCTCACGTCGAAGCTGTCGGTGCTGTTCGCGTGCATCGGCGTGATCGCGGCCGGCACGACCGGCTACTACGCCTATCGCGCGAACCGGACGATGCTCGTGCTCGAGGCGCAGCACAGCCTGCTGATGTCGACGCACCTGCTCGGGAAGCGCTTCACGACCGCGCTGTCCGACGTCGCCGACGATGCGCTCGTGCTCGCGCAGCTGCCTTCGTCCGCGCGCGTCGCGCTCGGCACGGACCCCGACCGCGCGCCGCGCACGCGGCTCGAGCAGGTGTACGTCAGTTTCATGCGCAACCATCCCGAGTATCTGCAGATCCGGCTGATCGCGCGCGCGGATTTCGGGCTCGAGCGGCTTCGCGTCGACCGCGACGCGCACGGCGTGGTCGTGTTGCCGGAGACGATGTTTCAGGAGAAGGGCCAGTTTTCATACGTCTTCGACACGCTCGCGACGGCGCCCGGCCACATCTACCTGTCGCCGATCGGGATCGATCACGAGAACGGTTCGCACGAAGCCGAAGGGTTGCCGATGCTGCGGGTGGGCACGCCGGTGGTCGACGTGCACGGCCGGATCGTCGGCGCGCTGGTGATCGACGTCGAGCTGTCGCGCATGTTCGAACGGCTGGAGCGCGACCTGCCGCAGGACTATGCGGTGTACATGGCGAACGAGTGGGGCGACTTCATCGTGCATCCCGATCCGTCGCAGACCTTCGGCTTCGATCGCGGCCGGCGCGTGCTGATGCAGGACAGCTTTCCAGCCACGCGGCTGCTGTTCGGCGGGGTGCGCACGAACGTGACGCTCGACGGGCTCGCCGAGCCCGACACGCTGCCGGGCGAGATGGCGGCGTTCGTGCGCACGCCGTTCGGCAACGCCGAAGGCAACCGCTTCGTCGTGCTGGGCGCCTCGCGCCCGCTCGCCGACGTGCTGACGCCGGCCGGGATTCTCGGTGAGCGGATCGTCCGGATGGTGCTGCTGATGAGCGTCGCCGCGGTGATTCTCGCGATCCTGTTCGCGCGCGCGATCACGCGGCCGCTGCAGATGCTCGCGCGCGCGGCGACCCACGTGTTCGACGAGCGGGCCACCGAGCGGCTGCCCGTCGCGCGCGCCGACGAGATCGGCGTGCTCGCGCGCTGCTTCGACAGCATGCGCGTCGAGATCCGCACGCAGGTTGCGATGTTGCGCGCGAAGCAGCAGGAGCTCGCGCATCTGGCCGGTCACGATCCGTTGACCGGACTGCCGAACCGCCTGCTGTTCATGGAGCGCCTCGAGGAGGCGATCGGGCACGCGGCCGCGACGCGCGACGGGCTCGCGGTGATGTTCGTCGATCTCGACCGCTTCAAGCAGATCAACGACCAGCACGGCCACGCGGCCGGCGACCGCGCGCTCGTCGCCGTCGCGACGCGGCTGACTCAGGTGCTGCGCACCGGCGACATGGCGGCGCGGCTCGGCGGCGATGAATTCATCGTGCTGATCGCCGACGTGCGCTCGCCGACGGTCATCGACGAGATCGCGTCGCGTATCCAGATCGTGATGGCGCAGGAGATGGAGTTCGGCGACCGGCAACTGGCGGTGGGCGCGAGCATCGGCGTCAGCGAGTATCCGGCCGACGGCACATCGGCCGAGGAACTGCTGGTGAAGGCCGACGCGGCGATGTACGCGGCGAAGGCGTCGGCGCAGAGCGCATGCGTGCGGTATCAGACCTTGCTGGGCAGCGGTGTCGTGGCCGACGGCGCGCAGCGCGCGGCGGCCGAGGACGGCTGCTGAGCATGGTGGCCGGGCAGTGGATGCCGGGCCAAGAAACGACGCGAGCCCGTCTCGCGACGGGCTTGCCGGAGCTGCGTCGGCCGCGCGAGGCGCGCGGCGGCACGCTTAGTGGCCGAAATAGACCGAGTCGTGTGCCGGGCGCACCTTGACGGCTGCCGGTGCGCCGCCCTCGACTACCGCGGCCGGCTGTGCGCCGTAGCCGCTGTCGTCGACCGCGTGTACGCGGGCTTGGGCGGCCTGGATGTCGGCAGGATAGTGCGGGCTCGACTGGCTCGGCGTGTAGCCTGCGTGTTCGAGTTGAACCAGTTCGTTGCGCAACTGCGCACGGGTGACGGTGCTTTGCGCGTATGCGCCGACCGAAGCGGACAGGGCGACAGCGGCAACGACTGCGGAAACGAGCGACTTCATGATGACCTCCGATGTTCTATTGAGTTCGCCGGCGACACCGTGTCGTGAGCGATTGATTACATCGTAGGCGTCGGAAGATTCAGGGTAAACGCGGGTTTCGACGAAAGATTCTTTTGGTGAGGGCAACAATCGCGGGCGCAAACGAAGGCGAAACGGGATTCGTCCCCGCATGCATCCCACGCGGGTCGACGGTGGACGGCGGAGGCCAGCGGCCCGTTTCAGACGCCGTCCGCGTCGTCGATTTCCTTGCGCTCGCGGCGTTCCTCGTTGCCGCGGCGCGCGCGCAGACGCTGGCGCGACAGGACCGCGATCACCTGCTGGGTCGGCGCGTCCGACGGCAGTTCGTTGCGGATGCGATCGGGCACCATCGGCAAGCCCG contains:
- a CDS encoding extracellular solute-binding protein, with the protein product MHSGNAGGDRLIRGIGVGQHVRLHASRVVCRLFVTALLCVPGARASAASAEAAGDNVLRVLAWPGYADNDVVSAFETQFHARVEVTFVDSDEALWSRMHSASPPPYDVLAANTAEIQRYVRDGLLAPIELSQIPNRRRQLPNFQQLDTIGGLVSNGFAYAIPFTYSSMGLIYDRKQVPVAPHSMLALWDARYRGKVLDFNSAQHNFSFAALALGYPEPFRLTPAQTLAVARKLVDLRRNLLTYYTLPEEATALFVAHRAALMFGNYGTQQVEQLRRAGADVGYVIPDEGALAWLDCWGVTRGVQHRALAFAWINYMLEPAVGTLLTERQGLANTLQPTPGLDAGHQHLVWLQPVEDIARREALWSRIVSGDRPERFDK
- a CDS encoding diguanylate cyclase domain-containing protein, producing MIRLGLTSKLSVLFACIGVIAAGTTGYYAYRANRTMLVLEAQHSLLMSTHLLGKRFTTALSDVADDALVLAQLPSSARVALGTDPDRAPRTRLEQVYVSFMRNHPEYLQIRLIARADFGLERLRVDRDAHGVVVLPETMFQEKGQFSYVFDTLATAPGHIYLSPIGIDHENGSHEAEGLPMLRVGTPVVDVHGRIVGALVIDVELSRMFERLERDLPQDYAVYMANEWGDFIVHPDPSQTFGFDRGRRVLMQDSFPATRLLFGGVRTNVTLDGLAEPDTLPGEMAAFVRTPFGNAEGNRFVVLGASRPLADVLTPAGILGERIVRMVLLMSVAAVILAILFARAITRPLQMLARAATHVFDERATERLPVARADEIGVLARCFDSMRVEIRTQVAMLRAKQQELAHLAGHDPLTGLPNRLLFMERLEEAIGHAAATRDGLAVMFVDLDRFKQINDQHGHAAGDRALVAVATRLTQVLRTGDMAARLGGDEFIVLIADVRSPTVIDEIASRIQIVMAQEMEFGDRQLAVGASIGVSEYPADGTSAEELLVKADAAMYAAKASAQSACVRYQTLLGSGVVADGAQRAAAEDGC
- a CDS encoding DUF4148 domain-containing protein: MKSLVSAVVAAVALSASVGAYAQSTVTRAQLRNELVQLEHAGYTPSQSSPHYPADIQAAQARVHAVDDSGYGAQPAAVVEGGAPAAVKVRPAHDSVYFGH